A region from the Methanobacterium bryantii genome encodes:
- a CDS encoding NifB/NifX family molybdenum-iron cluster-binding protein, translating into MVKITIIGIPTLDKRGLLADISMHFGKTPYFTLIKYEDNEIKDIEVIEIFGKHSGGSKTPAEIIMNSKADILICGNLGSKAVSMLSDGEMEIFSGASGKVKDVLKEWKVGNLTVADENSCNENDC; encoded by the coding sequence ATGGTGAAAATAACTATTATAGGCATACCTACCCTTGATAAAAGAGGTTTACTGGCAGACATTTCAATGCACTTTGGAAAAACCCCCTATTTCACTTTAATTAAATATGAAGATAATGAAATTAAAGATATTGAAGTAATTGAGATTTTTGGTAAGCATAGCGGCGGCTCTAAAACACCTGCAGAGATCATAATGAATTCAAAGGCAGACATATTAATTTGTGGGAATTTAGGGTCAAAAGCTGTTTCCATGTTGAGTGATGGTGAAATGGAAATATTTTCAGGGGCATCTGGAAAAGTTAAAGACGTTTTAAAAGAATGGAAAGTGGGAAATCTGACAGTTGCAGATGAAAATTCCTGTAATGAAAATGACTGTTAA